A single Anopheles arabiensis isolate DONGOLA chromosome 2, AaraD3, whole genome shotgun sequence DNA region contains:
- the LOC120908695 gene encoding ubiquitin carboxyl-terminal hydrolase 36 isoform X2: MHFMRLVKLQFRYFCQLVLRFLVPLWSSLRTTARRKTIRRWQRTTSVTLSQIVEAAFILLETFAFPLNRRRRSLDAVSRSSNSMVDRLEASLRRLQLQQRNENGVPASASSTAAGRMDTNTLPTPKRTLFPRENVQIGWKTTGRKWLVGAGMMNMGNTCYLNSTLQALFHVPAIANWLLSDEPHRAKCDDGGSGGSCIICAMAKTLLESQSNQTAFRPYLVYSKLRLVCKHLVPGRQEDAHEFLRYLVEAMEKSYIGRTKNSKELDQYSKETTPLNQILGGYLRSEVKCLSCQHVSTTFQHFEDLLLDIRKANSIDEALELYFARERLEEMGYKCEACKRRVAATKQFSLERAPFVLCVQLKRFSMLGAKINKHVELRSKLDLTPYSSPAMRSNGGKLTYRLTSMVTHLGSTQHCGHYTAIGHTDAGGYHVFDDSSVRPIGIHNVMSTNAYILFYELESVAAGAVGLPNGTCRPKATVSVGQPSSTATLTSMGHLSNGSTPTGFGSGSAGGGSTSGGGGGSGGTPGKVTNSSPLRVLGAGGGNGAAGGLFPSKLEQKPGFIGPVLPTATTNGSSSSSNSNSHHPSATVTTGGSSRSAGGGGSAGASGNSATAAATSVTSSTSASGREHAHFSSPSSTASTLSNASPLCSPLKHHQQQQETMSGGSSKIPKLPDINARSATPLNGVHHGEAKGKSLSTPLLASMPKLPLSSPSKSLDNGNGSTGSAVISLVPYDSDDTSSTSEDDDVDEKAHSRATIAGKSLVLTNGGASAAAKRAKPHSSAPSLFANGKRSAKDEQDEDDGDDDDEEEDQDDEERTSTSSSRSPQMIKTKAGLWKVSKSSTADQLSYPDSGSASSSKSSSPTTSGVSSPTSSPGQKQQKVVPQRNGAASANGGGGGDATTPLSNGHRHAHNGAVGKKSSYTATTNGHHSNGAAGSRSSSPGGEGNGSSNGNGNGNGGASAVQMLMKYSHRGYGAPVKSWNGQQTAMDRELANDRREERKRQIEDDRETEMDRGRTKKTKAGTGGPNNNNNNNGNNGNNPFQQYQNHQTGGGGGGNGKWMGNGGNRNHFNNHHQNNYRGGGGGGGGGGYYQNGNGHRHHGGGGGGNSGFRTGGRRFGGRNGGGFHSKAHHHHQRSESGSGMAGGGGGSNGFYHR, from the exons ATGCATTTTATGCGATTAGTCAAGCTACAGTTTCGCTACTTTTGTCAGCTGGTGTTGCGCTTTCTGGTCCCGCTGTGGAGTAGCCTGCGTACGACCGCACGTCGAAAAACGATCCGACGCTGGCAGCGGACAACCAGTGTCACTTTGTCGCAGATCGTCGAAG CTGCCTTTATTTTGTTGGAGACATTTGCTTTTCCTCTCAACCGCCGTCGTCGATCTCTCGATGCGgtcagccgcagcagcaacagcatggTGGATCGTCTGGAAGCGTCTCTGCGTCgtttgcagctgcagcaacgcAATGAAA ATGGCGTCCCAGCCTCCGCTAGCAGCACTGCCGCCGGAAGGATGGACACCAACACACTGCCAACGCCGAAACGGACACTCTTCCCGCGCGAGAACGTCCAGATCGGATGGAAAACGACCGGACGCAAGTGGCTGGTGGGAGCCGGTATGATGAACATGGGCAACACCTGCTACCTTAACTCGACCCTGCAAGCCCTGTTCCACGTGCCGGCGATTGCCAACTGGTTGCTGTCAGATGAGCCGCACCGGGCCAAATGTGATGATGGCG GTTCCGGCGGTAGCTGCATTATCTGTGCGATGGCCAAAACGCTGCTCGAATCCCAGTCCAACCAGACCGCGTTTCGGCCCTACCTGGTGTACTCGAAGCTGCGGCTCGTGTGCAAGCATCTGGTGCCGGGCCGGCAGGAGGATGCACACGAGTTTCTGCGCTATCTGGTGGAGGCGATGGAAAAGTCCTACATCGGCCGAACGAAGAACAGCAAGGAGCTGGACCAGTACAGCAAGGAAACGACCCCGCTGAACCAGATCCTCGGTGGGTACTTGCGGTCCGAGGTGAAGTGTCTGTCCTGCCAGCACGTGTCGACCACGTTCCAGCActtcgaggacctgctgctcGACATCCGGAAAGCGAACTCGATCGACGAGGCGCTCGAGCTGTACTTTGCCCGCGAGCGGCTCGAGGAGATGGGGTACAAGTGCGAGGCGTGCAAGCGGCGCGTCGCCGCCACCAAGCAGTTCTCGCTCGAGCGTGCCCCGTTCGTGCTGTGCGTGCAGCTGAAGCGCTTCTCGATGCTCGGTGCCAAAATCAACAAGCACGTGGAGCTGCGCTCCAAGCTGGACCTCACGCCGTACTCGTCGCCCGCCATGCGCTCGAACGGCGGGAAGCTTACCTACCGGCTGACCTCAATGGTGACGCATCTGGGAAGCACGCAGCACTGCGGCCACTACACCGCCATCGGGCACACGGATGCGGGCGGGTACCACGTGTTCGACGACAGCTCCGTGCGCCCCATCGGCATTCACAACGTGATGAGCACGAACGCGTACATACTGTTCTACGAGCTGGAAAGTGTGGCGGCCGGTGCGGTCGGCCTACCGAACGGGACCTGCCGGCCGAAGGCCACCGTCTCGGTGGGGCAGCCGAGCAGTACCGCCACGCTCACGTCGATGGGCCACCTGAGCAACGGGAGTACGCCGACCGGGTTCGGCAGTGGTTCCGCCGGTGGCGGGAGTACTAGTGGGGGTGGTGGAGGGAGTGGTGGCACGCCCGGAAAAGTCACTAATTCATCGCCACTCCGGGTGCTCGGTGCTGGCGGCGGCAATGGAGCTGCTGGTGGCCTCTTCCCGAGCAAGCTGGAGCAGAAGCCGGGCTTTATTGGGCCAGTGCTACCAACCGCGACGACGaacggaagcagcagcagcagcaacagcaacagccacCACCCCTCAGCAACAGTCACCACCGGCGGCAGTAGTAGATCAGCAGGCGGCGGCGGGAGCGCTGGTGCTAGCGGCAACAGTGCCACGGCTGCCGCCACCAGCGTAACCTCATCGACCAGCGCTTCCGGCAGAGAGCATGCCCACTTTTCCTCACCCTCGTCGACCGCATCCACCCTGTCGAATGCATCGCCGCTCTGCTCGCCCCTGaagcatcaccagcagcaacaggagaCGATGtcgggcggcagcagcaaaatacCCAAACTGCCCGACATCAATGCGCGCAGTGCGACGCCCCTGAACGGTGTGCATCATGGTGAAGCGAAGGGAAAGTCCCTCTCTACTCCACTGCTTGCCTCGATGCCGAAGCTGCCGCTCAGTTCACCGAGCAAATCGTTGGACAACGGCAACGGCTCGACCGGCTCGGCCGTGATCAGTCTGGTGCCGTACGATAGCGACGataccagcagcaccagtgaGGACGACGATGTGGACGAGAAGGCGCACAGTAGAGCTACGATCGCCGGCAAATCGCTCGTGCTGACGAATGGTGGCGCCAGTGCAGCGGCCAAACGTGCCAAGCCGCACAGTAGCGCCCCATCGTTGTTTGCGAACGGCAAACGCAGTGCTAAGGATGAGCAAGACGAAGATGACggggacgatgacgacgaggaggaggaccaGGATGACGAGGAGCGGACCAGCACGTCTTCCTCCCGTTCGCCACAGATGATCAAAACCAAGGCAGGTCTTTGGAAGGTCTCCAAGAGCAGTACGGCCGATCAGCTCAGCTACCCGGACAGCGGTTCCGCTTCGTCCTCCAAGTCTTCCTCCCCGACAACCTCAGGCGTTTCCTCCCCGACTAGCTCCCCGGGACAGAAGCAGCAAAAGGTGGTTCCGCAACGAAATGGTGCTGCTTCTgcgaacggtggtggtggcggtgacgCTACTACCCCATTGAGCAATGGGCATCGGCACGCACACAATGGGGCAGTGGGCAAGAAAAGCAGCTATACTGCGACGACGAACGGACATCATTCGAATGGAGCAGCGGGAAGCCGCTCATCGTCGCCGGGCGGAGAAGGAAATGGGTCCAGCAATGGCAACGGTAATGGGAATGGTGGCGCTTCGGCTGTTCAGATGCTGATGAAGTACTCGCATCGAGGATACGGCGCCCCAGTGAAGAGCTGGAACGGTCAGCAGACGGCGATGGACCGGGAGCTGGCCAATGATCGACGGGAGGAACGCAAGCGCCAGATTGAAGACGATCGCGAAACGGAAATGGATCGAGGACGCACGAAGAAGACCAAGGCAGGTACCGGCGGGcccaataacaacaacaacaacaatggcaacaacggcaacaacCCGTTCCAGCAGTACCAGAATCACCAaacgggtggtggtggcggcggcaatGGCAAATGGATGGGTAACGGTGGCAACCGCAACCACTTCAACAACCATCACCAGAACAACTaccgcggtggtggtggtggtggtggcggtggtggctaCTACCAGAATGGAAATGGCCACCGGCATcatggaggtggtggtggtggaaataGTGGGTTTCGTACCGGTGGCAGACGGTTCGGTGGTCGCAATGGTGGCGGATTCCACTCAAAGgctcatcatcaccatcagcgcAGTGAGTCGGGTAGCGGCAtggctggcggtggtggcggtagcAATGGGTTTTATCATCGATAA
- the LOC120908695 gene encoding ubiquitin carboxyl-terminal hydrolase 36 isoform X4 produces the protein MVDRLEASLRRLQLQQRNENGVPASASSTAAGRMDTNTLPTPKRTLFPRENVQIGWKTTGRKWLVGAGMMNMGNTCYLNSTLQALFHVPAIANWLLSDEPHRAKCDDGGSGGSCIICAMAKTLLESQSNQTAFRPYLVYSKLRLVCKHLVPGRQEDAHEFLRYLVEAMEKSYIGRTKNSKELDQYSKETTPLNQILGGYLRSEVKCLSCQHVSTTFQHFEDLLLDIRKANSIDEALELYFARERLEEMGYKCEACKRRVAATKQFSLERAPFVLCVQLKRFSMLGAKINKHVELRSKLDLTPYSSPAMRSNGGKLTYRLTSMVTHLGSTQHCGHYTAIGHTDAGGYHVFDDSSVRPIGIHNVMSTNAYILFYELESVAAGAVGLPNGTCRPKATVSVGQPSSTATLTSMGHLSNGSTPTGFGSGSAGGGSTSGGGGGSGGTPGKVTNSSPLRVLGAGGGNGAAGGLFPSKLEQKPGFIGPVLPTATTNGSSSSSNSNSHHPSATVTTGGSSRSAGGGGSAGASGNSATAAATSVTSSTSASGREHAHFSSPSSTASTLSNASPLCSPLKHHQQQQETMSGGSSKIPKLPDINARSATPLNGVHHGEAKGKSLSTPLLASMPKLPLSSPSKSLDNGNGSTGSAVISLVPYDSDDTSSTSEDDDVDEKAHSRATIAGKSLVLTNGGASAAAKRAKPHSSAPSLFANGKRSAKDEQDEDDGDDDDEEEDQDDEERTSTSSSRSPQMIKTKAGLWKVSKSSTADQLSYPDSGSASSSKSSSPTTSGVSSPTSSPGQKQQKVVPQRNGAASANGGGGGDATTPLSNGHRHAHNGAVGKKSSYTATTNGHHSNGAAGSRSSSPGGEGNGSSNGNGNGNGGASAVQMLMKYSHRGYGAPVKSWNGQQTAMDRELANDRREERKRQIEDDRETEMDRGRTKKTKAGTGGPNNNNNNNGNNGNNPFQQYQNHQTGGGGGGNGKWMGNGGNRNHFNNHHQNNYRGGGGGGGGGGYYQNGNGHRHHGGGGGGNSGFRTGGRRFGGRNGGGFHSKAHHHHQRSESGSGMAGGGGGSNGFYHR, from the exons atggTGGATCGTCTGGAAGCGTCTCTGCGTCgtttgcagctgcagcaacgcAATGAAA ATGGCGTCCCAGCCTCCGCTAGCAGCACTGCCGCCGGAAGGATGGACACCAACACACTGCCAACGCCGAAACGGACACTCTTCCCGCGCGAGAACGTCCAGATCGGATGGAAAACGACCGGACGCAAGTGGCTGGTGGGAGCCGGTATGATGAACATGGGCAACACCTGCTACCTTAACTCGACCCTGCAAGCCCTGTTCCACGTGCCGGCGATTGCCAACTGGTTGCTGTCAGATGAGCCGCACCGGGCCAAATGTGATGATGGCG GTTCCGGCGGTAGCTGCATTATCTGTGCGATGGCCAAAACGCTGCTCGAATCCCAGTCCAACCAGACCGCGTTTCGGCCCTACCTGGTGTACTCGAAGCTGCGGCTCGTGTGCAAGCATCTGGTGCCGGGCCGGCAGGAGGATGCACACGAGTTTCTGCGCTATCTGGTGGAGGCGATGGAAAAGTCCTACATCGGCCGAACGAAGAACAGCAAGGAGCTGGACCAGTACAGCAAGGAAACGACCCCGCTGAACCAGATCCTCGGTGGGTACTTGCGGTCCGAGGTGAAGTGTCTGTCCTGCCAGCACGTGTCGACCACGTTCCAGCActtcgaggacctgctgctcGACATCCGGAAAGCGAACTCGATCGACGAGGCGCTCGAGCTGTACTTTGCCCGCGAGCGGCTCGAGGAGATGGGGTACAAGTGCGAGGCGTGCAAGCGGCGCGTCGCCGCCACCAAGCAGTTCTCGCTCGAGCGTGCCCCGTTCGTGCTGTGCGTGCAGCTGAAGCGCTTCTCGATGCTCGGTGCCAAAATCAACAAGCACGTGGAGCTGCGCTCCAAGCTGGACCTCACGCCGTACTCGTCGCCCGCCATGCGCTCGAACGGCGGGAAGCTTACCTACCGGCTGACCTCAATGGTGACGCATCTGGGAAGCACGCAGCACTGCGGCCACTACACCGCCATCGGGCACACGGATGCGGGCGGGTACCACGTGTTCGACGACAGCTCCGTGCGCCCCATCGGCATTCACAACGTGATGAGCACGAACGCGTACATACTGTTCTACGAGCTGGAAAGTGTGGCGGCCGGTGCGGTCGGCCTACCGAACGGGACCTGCCGGCCGAAGGCCACCGTCTCGGTGGGGCAGCCGAGCAGTACCGCCACGCTCACGTCGATGGGCCACCTGAGCAACGGGAGTACGCCGACCGGGTTCGGCAGTGGTTCCGCCGGTGGCGGGAGTACTAGTGGGGGTGGTGGAGGGAGTGGTGGCACGCCCGGAAAAGTCACTAATTCATCGCCACTCCGGGTGCTCGGTGCTGGCGGCGGCAATGGAGCTGCTGGTGGCCTCTTCCCGAGCAAGCTGGAGCAGAAGCCGGGCTTTATTGGGCCAGTGCTACCAACCGCGACGACGaacggaagcagcagcagcagcaacagcaacagccacCACCCCTCAGCAACAGTCACCACCGGCGGCAGTAGTAGATCAGCAGGCGGCGGCGGGAGCGCTGGTGCTAGCGGCAACAGTGCCACGGCTGCCGCCACCAGCGTAACCTCATCGACCAGCGCTTCCGGCAGAGAGCATGCCCACTTTTCCTCACCCTCGTCGACCGCATCCACCCTGTCGAATGCATCGCCGCTCTGCTCGCCCCTGaagcatcaccagcagcaacaggagaCGATGtcgggcggcagcagcaaaatacCCAAACTGCCCGACATCAATGCGCGCAGTGCGACGCCCCTGAACGGTGTGCATCATGGTGAAGCGAAGGGAAAGTCCCTCTCTACTCCACTGCTTGCCTCGATGCCGAAGCTGCCGCTCAGTTCACCGAGCAAATCGTTGGACAACGGCAACGGCTCGACCGGCTCGGCCGTGATCAGTCTGGTGCCGTACGATAGCGACGataccagcagcaccagtgaGGACGACGATGTGGACGAGAAGGCGCACAGTAGAGCTACGATCGCCGGCAAATCGCTCGTGCTGACGAATGGTGGCGCCAGTGCAGCGGCCAAACGTGCCAAGCCGCACAGTAGCGCCCCATCGTTGTTTGCGAACGGCAAACGCAGTGCTAAGGATGAGCAAGACGAAGATGACggggacgatgacgacgaggaggaggaccaGGATGACGAGGAGCGGACCAGCACGTCTTCCTCCCGTTCGCCACAGATGATCAAAACCAAGGCAGGTCTTTGGAAGGTCTCCAAGAGCAGTACGGCCGATCAGCTCAGCTACCCGGACAGCGGTTCCGCTTCGTCCTCCAAGTCTTCCTCCCCGACAACCTCAGGCGTTTCCTCCCCGACTAGCTCCCCGGGACAGAAGCAGCAAAAGGTGGTTCCGCAACGAAATGGTGCTGCTTCTgcgaacggtggtggtggcggtgacgCTACTACCCCATTGAGCAATGGGCATCGGCACGCACACAATGGGGCAGTGGGCAAGAAAAGCAGCTATACTGCGACGACGAACGGACATCATTCGAATGGAGCAGCGGGAAGCCGCTCATCGTCGCCGGGCGGAGAAGGAAATGGGTCCAGCAATGGCAACGGTAATGGGAATGGTGGCGCTTCGGCTGTTCAGATGCTGATGAAGTACTCGCATCGAGGATACGGCGCCCCAGTGAAGAGCTGGAACGGTCAGCAGACGGCGATGGACCGGGAGCTGGCCAATGATCGACGGGAGGAACGCAAGCGCCAGATTGAAGACGATCGCGAAACGGAAATGGATCGAGGACGCACGAAGAAGACCAAGGCAGGTACCGGCGGGcccaataacaacaacaacaacaatggcaacaacggcaacaacCCGTTCCAGCAGTACCAGAATCACCAaacgggtggtggtggcggcggcaatGGCAAATGGATGGGTAACGGTGGCAACCGCAACCACTTCAACAACCATCACCAGAACAACTaccgcggtggtggtggtggtggtggcggtggtggctaCTACCAGAATGGAAATGGCCACCGGCATcatggaggtggtggtggtggaaataGTGGGTTTCGTACCGGTGGCAGACGGTTCGGTGGTCGCAATGGTGGCGGATTCCACTCAAAGgctcatcatcaccatcagcgcAGTGAGTCGGGTAGCGGCAtggctggcggtggtggcggtagcAATGGGTTTTATCATCGATAA
- the LOC120908695 gene encoding ubiquitin carboxyl-terminal hydrolase 36 isoform X3: protein MHFMRLVKLQFRYFCQLVLRFLVPLWSSLRTTARRKTIRRWQRTTSVTLSQIVEDGVPASASSTAAGRMDTNTLPTPKRTLFPRENVQIGWKTTGRKWLVGAGMMNMGNTCYLNSTLQALFHVPAIANWLLSDEPHRAKCDDGGSGGSCIICAMAKTLLESQSNQTAFRPYLVYSKLRLVCKHLVPGRQEDAHEFLRYLVEAMEKSYIGRTKNSKELDQYSKETTPLNQILGGYLRSEVKCLSCQHVSTTFQHFEDLLLDIRKANSIDEALELYFARERLEEMGYKCEACKRRVAATKQFSLERAPFVLCVQLKRFSMLGAKINKHVELRSKLDLTPYSSPAMRSNGGKLTYRLTSMVTHLGSTQHCGHYTAIGHTDAGGYHVFDDSSVRPIGIHNVMSTNAYILFYELESVAAGAVGLPNGTCRPKATVSVGQPSSTATLTSMGHLSNGSTPTGFGSGSAGGGSTSGGGGGSGGTPGKVTNSSPLRVLGAGGGNGAAGGLFPSKLEQKPGFIGPVLPTATTNGSSSSSNSNSHHPSATVTTGGSSRSAGGGGSAGASGNSATAAATSVTSSTSASGREHAHFSSPSSTASTLSNASPLCSPLKHHQQQQETMSGGSSKIPKLPDINARSATPLNGVHHGEAKGKSLSTPLLASMPKLPLSSPSKSLDNGNGSTGSAVISLVPYDSDDTSSTSEDDDVDEKAHSRATIAGKSLVLTNGGASAAAKRAKPHSSAPSLFANGKRSAKDEQDEDDGDDDDEEEDQDDEERTSTSSSRSPQMIKTKAGLWKVSKSSTADQLSYPDSGSASSSKSSSPTTSGVSSPTSSPGQKQQKVVPQRNGAASANGGGGGDATTPLSNGHRHAHNGAVGKKSSYTATTNGHHSNGAAGSRSSSPGGEGNGSSNGNGNGNGGASAVQMLMKYSHRGYGAPVKSWNGQQTAMDRELANDRREERKRQIEDDRETEMDRGRTKKTKAGTGGPNNNNNNNGNNGNNPFQQYQNHQTGGGGGGNGKWMGNGGNRNHFNNHHQNNYRGGGGGGGGGGYYQNGNGHRHHGGGGGGNSGFRTGGRRFGGRNGGGFHSKAHHHHQRSESGSGMAGGGGGSNGFYHR, encoded by the exons ATGCATTTTATGCGATTAGTCAAGCTACAGTTTCGCTACTTTTGTCAGCTGGTGTTGCGCTTTCTGGTCCCGCTGTGGAGTAGCCTGCGTACGACCGCACGTCGAAAAACGATCCGACGCTGGCAGCGGACAACCAGTGTCACTTTGTCGCAGATCGTCGAAG ATGGCGTCCCAGCCTCCGCTAGCAGCACTGCCGCCGGAAGGATGGACACCAACACACTGCCAACGCCGAAACGGACACTCTTCCCGCGCGAGAACGTCCAGATCGGATGGAAAACGACCGGACGCAAGTGGCTGGTGGGAGCCGGTATGATGAACATGGGCAACACCTGCTACCTTAACTCGACCCTGCAAGCCCTGTTCCACGTGCCGGCGATTGCCAACTGGTTGCTGTCAGATGAGCCGCACCGGGCCAAATGTGATGATGGCG GTTCCGGCGGTAGCTGCATTATCTGTGCGATGGCCAAAACGCTGCTCGAATCCCAGTCCAACCAGACCGCGTTTCGGCCCTACCTGGTGTACTCGAAGCTGCGGCTCGTGTGCAAGCATCTGGTGCCGGGCCGGCAGGAGGATGCACACGAGTTTCTGCGCTATCTGGTGGAGGCGATGGAAAAGTCCTACATCGGCCGAACGAAGAACAGCAAGGAGCTGGACCAGTACAGCAAGGAAACGACCCCGCTGAACCAGATCCTCGGTGGGTACTTGCGGTCCGAGGTGAAGTGTCTGTCCTGCCAGCACGTGTCGACCACGTTCCAGCActtcgaggacctgctgctcGACATCCGGAAAGCGAACTCGATCGACGAGGCGCTCGAGCTGTACTTTGCCCGCGAGCGGCTCGAGGAGATGGGGTACAAGTGCGAGGCGTGCAAGCGGCGCGTCGCCGCCACCAAGCAGTTCTCGCTCGAGCGTGCCCCGTTCGTGCTGTGCGTGCAGCTGAAGCGCTTCTCGATGCTCGGTGCCAAAATCAACAAGCACGTGGAGCTGCGCTCCAAGCTGGACCTCACGCCGTACTCGTCGCCCGCCATGCGCTCGAACGGCGGGAAGCTTACCTACCGGCTGACCTCAATGGTGACGCATCTGGGAAGCACGCAGCACTGCGGCCACTACACCGCCATCGGGCACACGGATGCGGGCGGGTACCACGTGTTCGACGACAGCTCCGTGCGCCCCATCGGCATTCACAACGTGATGAGCACGAACGCGTACATACTGTTCTACGAGCTGGAAAGTGTGGCGGCCGGTGCGGTCGGCCTACCGAACGGGACCTGCCGGCCGAAGGCCACCGTCTCGGTGGGGCAGCCGAGCAGTACCGCCACGCTCACGTCGATGGGCCACCTGAGCAACGGGAGTACGCCGACCGGGTTCGGCAGTGGTTCCGCCGGTGGCGGGAGTACTAGTGGGGGTGGTGGAGGGAGTGGTGGCACGCCCGGAAAAGTCACTAATTCATCGCCACTCCGGGTGCTCGGTGCTGGCGGCGGCAATGGAGCTGCTGGTGGCCTCTTCCCGAGCAAGCTGGAGCAGAAGCCGGGCTTTATTGGGCCAGTGCTACCAACCGCGACGACGaacggaagcagcagcagcagcaacagcaacagccacCACCCCTCAGCAACAGTCACCACCGGCGGCAGTAGTAGATCAGCAGGCGGCGGCGGGAGCGCTGGTGCTAGCGGCAACAGTGCCACGGCTGCCGCCACCAGCGTAACCTCATCGACCAGCGCTTCCGGCAGAGAGCATGCCCACTTTTCCTCACCCTCGTCGACCGCATCCACCCTGTCGAATGCATCGCCGCTCTGCTCGCCCCTGaagcatcaccagcagcaacaggagaCGATGtcgggcggcagcagcaaaatacCCAAACTGCCCGACATCAATGCGCGCAGTGCGACGCCCCTGAACGGTGTGCATCATGGTGAAGCGAAGGGAAAGTCCCTCTCTACTCCACTGCTTGCCTCGATGCCGAAGCTGCCGCTCAGTTCACCGAGCAAATCGTTGGACAACGGCAACGGCTCGACCGGCTCGGCCGTGATCAGTCTGGTGCCGTACGATAGCGACGataccagcagcaccagtgaGGACGACGATGTGGACGAGAAGGCGCACAGTAGAGCTACGATCGCCGGCAAATCGCTCGTGCTGACGAATGGTGGCGCCAGTGCAGCGGCCAAACGTGCCAAGCCGCACAGTAGCGCCCCATCGTTGTTTGCGAACGGCAAACGCAGTGCTAAGGATGAGCAAGACGAAGATGACggggacgatgacgacgaggaggaggaccaGGATGACGAGGAGCGGACCAGCACGTCTTCCTCCCGTTCGCCACAGATGATCAAAACCAAGGCAGGTCTTTGGAAGGTCTCCAAGAGCAGTACGGCCGATCAGCTCAGCTACCCGGACAGCGGTTCCGCTTCGTCCTCCAAGTCTTCCTCCCCGACAACCTCAGGCGTTTCCTCCCCGACTAGCTCCCCGGGACAGAAGCAGCAAAAGGTGGTTCCGCAACGAAATGGTGCTGCTTCTgcgaacggtggtggtggcggtgacgCTACTACCCCATTGAGCAATGGGCATCGGCACGCACACAATGGGGCAGTGGGCAAGAAAAGCAGCTATACTGCGACGACGAACGGACATCATTCGAATGGAGCAGCGGGAAGCCGCTCATCGTCGCCGGGCGGAGAAGGAAATGGGTCCAGCAATGGCAACGGTAATGGGAATGGTGGCGCTTCGGCTGTTCAGATGCTGATGAAGTACTCGCATCGAGGATACGGCGCCCCAGTGAAGAGCTGGAACGGTCAGCAGACGGCGATGGACCGGGAGCTGGCCAATGATCGACGGGAGGAACGCAAGCGCCAGATTGAAGACGATCGCGAAACGGAAATGGATCGAGGACGCACGAAGAAGACCAAGGCAGGTACCGGCGGGcccaataacaacaacaacaacaatggcaacaacggcaacaacCCGTTCCAGCAGTACCAGAATCACCAaacgggtggtggtggcggcggcaatGGCAAATGGATGGGTAACGGTGGCAACCGCAACCACTTCAACAACCATCACCAGAACAACTaccgcggtggtggtggtggtggtggcggtggtggctaCTACCAGAATGGAAATGGCCACCGGCATcatggaggtggtggtggtggaaataGTGGGTTTCGTACCGGTGGCAGACGGTTCGGTGGTCGCAATGGTGGCGGATTCCACTCAAAGgctcatcatcaccatcagcgcAGTGAGTCGGGTAGCGGCAtggctggcggtggtggcggtagcAATGGGTTTTATCATCGATAA